In one window of Allorhodopirellula heiligendammensis DNA:
- a CDS encoding DoxX family protein: MAKFLLFPLRLAVGYGLSPRILGYIAIAMLVILRITIGFHFLTEGTEKVRQGNWSAKPFFANAKGPFASEFRQMVWDYDGATRLDPHQTMVIWATYRENIANHFGFDDKQKALAQDNYITAVEQYEYVIELDANAIEEYTLGLDRIAKLDADPVRDGVSSLGGQREMVRKELNSLVSATLQQIDMIWENYETAQNQLATDEQLAQHSPYKLVRPRLAMMDTSVIDRIVPYFDMITGWLLILGLFTPVAALAVGAFLFSVFLSQFPPTTGPGSSNYQLIESLACFLLAATGAGRFAGLDFFLHLIVRKVYGPDEAARTV; the protein is encoded by the coding sequence GTGGCCAAGTTTTTGCTTTTCCCGCTTCGTTTGGCCGTCGGCTACGGGCTCTCGCCACGCATTCTCGGTTATATCGCCATTGCGATGTTGGTGATTTTGCGCATCACCATTGGTTTCCATTTCCTTACCGAAGGCACCGAAAAGGTCCGCCAAGGGAATTGGTCAGCCAAGCCATTCTTTGCCAATGCCAAAGGCCCCTTTGCTAGCGAGTTTCGGCAAATGGTTTGGGATTACGACGGTGCCACGCGACTGGATCCCCACCAAACCATGGTGATCTGGGCTACCTATCGCGAAAACATTGCTAATCACTTTGGCTTTGATGATAAACAAAAGGCACTTGCCCAAGACAATTACATCACGGCCGTGGAACAGTACGAATATGTAATCGAGCTGGATGCTAACGCAATCGAAGAATACACGCTCGGTCTGGATCGGATCGCCAAACTCGATGCGGATCCGGTACGCGACGGTGTCAGTTCCCTTGGCGGTCAGCGTGAGATGGTCCGGAAAGAGCTCAATAGTTTGGTTTCAGCAACGCTGCAACAGATTGATATGATTTGGGAAAATTACGAAACCGCGCAAAATCAGCTGGCCACCGACGAACAGCTGGCCCAACATAGCCCGTACAAATTAGTGCGTCCGCGACTGGCAATGATGGACACGAGCGTGATCGATCGCATTGTCCCCTATTTTGACATGATTACGGGATGGCTCTTGATACTCGGACTGTTCACGCCCGTAGCGGCCTTGGCTGTAGGTGCATTTTTGTTTTCGGTGTTCCTGAGCCAGTTTCCGCCAACGACGGGGCCGGGTTCGTCAAATTACCAATTGATTGAGAGTTTGGCGTGTTTCCTATTGGCCGCCACCGGTGCTGGACGTTTCGCGGGACTTGATTTCTTCCTGCACCTCATCGTTCGAAAAGTTTACGGTCCCGACGAAGCGGCACGGACCGTCTAG